Genomic window (Granulicella arctica):
GGAGGGCGCAAACCGCTGGGCTGCGGCTCCGCTCAAGGATGTGGCGCACCTGTATCGTCTGGCTGTCGAAAAGACAGGGCCGGGCGTGACGATCTATCACGCAGTAGACGAAGAGGGCGTGTCGCTCCGGGACATCGCTGAGACGACAGGCAAGGGACTCAAATTGCCGGTAGTTTCTCTCTCGCCAGAGAAGGCTGCCGAACACTTCGGCATGTTCGCGCACTTTGCAACGCTCGACATGCCCGCATCGAGTGAATGGACACAGAAGAACCTCGGGTGGGAGCCGACCGGGCCGGGATTGATCGAGGACCTCACCAACATGAACTACTTCTAACGGAGCCTCACCGCGACCGTGATTGCCGAGAGAAAAGAGTTCATCCCAATGAGCTCCTCTCGGCAACAAAATCCGCATCAAGTTCGTGGATAGTCTGCTGAGTGCACAGCTTCATCGCGAAGAGGGCCAGGCAGTATACATCCCTCCAGGCCTCTGCTCCGGCGAAGCTACAATACGAACAGCATGACTCCCTCCACAAGCACCCAGCCCAAAGGCCCCGACATGCGGGTCAACCTCTGCGGCGTCGAACTCGTCTCGCCCGTCATCGCTGCGAGCGGAACCTTCGGCTATGGCGTGGAGTTTGAAGAGATCGTCTCACTCGACCGCATCGGCGGCTTCGTCACCAAGGGCCTCTCCCGCGAACCAATGGCCGGCAACCCCGCCCCGCGCATCATCGAAACCGCCGCCGGCATGATGAATGCCATTGGCCTCCAGAACATGGGTGCCAAAGCCTTCGTCGCCGAAAAGCTGCCAAAGCTTCGCTCCATCAAAGGCGCAGTCGTTATCGCCAACATCTTCGGCTTTACCGTACCGGACTGCCTCGAAGTCATCCGCATCCTCAACGACGCACCCGGAATCGCCCTCTACGAGCTCAACGCCAGCTGCCCCAACACCAGCCACGGCGGCATGGTCTTCGGCACCGACCCCGCACTCCTCGGCGGCCTCATCGAAGCCTGCAAGAGCATCGCGAAGCGGCCAGTTATCGTCAAGCTCTCCCCGAATGTCACCAGCATCGCCCACATGGCAACCGTCGCCGCCGGAGCCGGTGCCGACGCCGTCTCCCTCGTCAACACCTTCCTCTCACTCGCCATCGATGTAGAAACCCGCCGCCCAAGAATCGCCAACATCACCGGTGGCCTCTCCGGACCAGCCATCAAACCGATCGCCGTCCGCATGGTCAACGACGTCGCCAACGCCGTCCGCATTCCCATCGTCGGCCTCGGAGGCATCACCCGTCCCGAAGACGCTGTAGAGTTTCTCCTCGCTGGAGCCACCGCCGTAGAGGTAGGCACCGCCACCTACGCCGACCCCCGCGCCGTAGAGAACATCGCCTCAGGCCTTCGCCGCTGGTGCGCCGACCACGGCATCGCAAAGGTAAGCTCCCTCACCCGCGGCATGATCCGCTAGAGCCACGCCGTGTCCCAACCGGGTCCGCCTAAATCCTAAAGCCCTCGCAACTCCCCATTCTCAATCACCCGGCTGGGCGACCCGCTCAACGCTACACCGATCATCGCCCATCCCAACTCCGCGGTCGTCGTGATGTACTTTGGGAACCGCCTCTGCAGCCACGGCGCAACCGGACGCATCAGTGTATAGACCATCTGATACATTGCCGTCTTTGACCGAATCCCGTGCAGCGGCACAATCCCGCCCGGCCGCATCATGTACACCCTGCGAAACGGCATCCGCAGCAACTCATTCTCAGTTCGCCCCTTCACCCGCGCCCACATACTCTTGCCTTGCTCCGTCGAATCCGTACTCGCACCCGAAACATATTCGAACACCAGGCCAGGATTGAGCCGCAGCAGCGTCTGCGCCACATTCATCGTCAGGTCGTGAGTCACGCGCGTATACGCATCCTCCTTCATCCCGAACGACGACACGCCGAGGCAGAAGAAGCAGACATCAATCCCCGTCAGTTGATCCTCAATCCCCGAAAGATCGAACAGATCCGCCTGCGCAATCTCATGCAGCTTCGGATTCTCTTGCCCGGTCACGCTGCGCCCCAGCGTAGTCACCTGGTCGATTCGCGCATCGAGCAGACACTCGCGCAACACGCCCTGCCCCACCATCCCGGTCGCACCGGTCAAAAGAACATTCATTCAAAGAGCTCCCAGGGTTCTAACGACGCAACTGCGCCAAGCGTAGCACTCTACCCATCCCACTCAACTTGACAAATTCGCCCCTCACACAGGCCCGATCGCGTCCGGACCTTCAGGCATCCGCACCCCGAGCCGCTACGAAGTACCAACCTAAAGTATCTGCTTTGAATACTTTAGGTACTTAGGTAGGGAGGGGGTACCTCCTTTTATCAGCTTGTAGCCAACCCACTTAGAAGGTCATCAAGACTGTGGTGAGCATCTTCAAGCGCCGTCTGCGTTCCCTCAAGACGGCTGATCATCAAGGCTCCCTCAAGCGTCGCAATGATCGTGTTCGCGATCTGTCGCGGCAGCACGCGCTCACCAATCTCACCACGCTCGATACCAGCTTCCAGAATCCGGCAAAGCCTCGTCTTCCAAACCTGAATACCATCGCAGGCCAAAGCACGAAGCGCAGGATTTCCATCATCGGAATCAATCGCCGTATTCATTAAAGGGCAACCGCCAGGAATCACAGAGGGCGACTCCACAAAGTGGCGAATCAAATGGCGCAGCTTTTCAACAGCCCCCTGGATCTCCTCAACCTTCTCCGTCCGCGAGCGAACTGCTTTTGCCAGCGCATAGCGCAGTGACTCAACCGCAAGCTCCTCTTTGCTAGAGAAGTGCCGGTAAAGTCCGCCTTTCTCCATGCCCGTCGCATCCATGATGTCCTGCATGGAACAGCCTGCAAAGCCGCGCTGATTGAAGATCGGCGCAGCCTCCGCAATGATTCTCTGCCGCGTCTGCTCTCCCTTGGTCATCGCTTTTCCTCATCCAGAGCGTAAGAAAACGCATCGCTCACCCTTGTACACGAATCTGATGCATAAAGCGACCAAATAGTCTCTTTCGAACGCACGAGGATTTTGCATGGCGACTGCTGTACTCGCACCACCTCAGATTCAGCTAAAACGGGCCTTGATCAATCCATGGATCGTAGCGCTGACCGTCACCTTGGCGACCTTCATGGAGCTGCTCGACACCTCCATCGCCAACGTCTCGCTTCCTTATATAGCAGGTGGTTTAGGCCGCTCCTTCGACGAGGTCACCTGGATTCTGACGACCTATCTCGTAGCAAACGCAGTCGTTCTCCCGATGTCCGCCTGGCTCTCGCGTGTCTTCGGCCGCAAGAACTATTACATGGCCTGCGTAGCGCTCTTCACCATCACCTCCCTCTTCTGCGGTCTAGCCCCAACCCTCGGCATCATGCTTATGGCCCGTGTATTGCAAGGCATCGGAGGAGGAGGTCTGGCGCCAGTCGAGCAAGCCATCCTGGTCGATACCTTCCCGCCCGAAAAGCGCGCCACGGCCTTCGCCCTCTACACCGTAGCGATCGTCACCGCACCAGCAATCGGCCCAGTGCTCGGCGGTTGGATCACCGACAACTACAACTGGCGATGGGTCTTCCTGATCAACATCCCAATCGGCATCATCTCGCTCTTTCTCACCAACCGCTTCGTCCACGATCCGCCGTCCTTCGCCGAGGAGCGCAAGACCGTCCGCGTCAACGGCAAGCTCCGCGTCGATGGCATCGGCATCGCCCTCATCGGACTCGGCTCAGCAGCCCTCGAGATCCTGCTCGATCGTGGCCAGATCGACGACTGGTTCGGCTCCACCTTTATCTGCTGGTGCTTCGTCATCGGCGTCTCCTGCCTCACCGCAGCCATCTTCTGGGAGTGGCACAATCCTGATCCTGTGATCGACCTGCGCCTGCTCAAGGTCCGCAACTTCGCCATCGCCAACGTCTTCTACTTCGTATTCGGTTTCGGCCTCTTCGCCTCGACGACGATGATCCCGCAGCTTCTCCAGTCGCTCTATGGCTATCGCGCCATCGACGCAGGCCTCGTCCTCGGACCTGGAGCCCTGGTTATCACTTTCCTGGCACCGGTTGGTGCGCAACTGGTCCAACGCGGCATCATTCATCCGCGCATCCTGATGTTCGGCGCAGTCATGATCGTCGGCATCTCCTTCATCCACTACAGCCACTTCAACCTCGACACGGACTACGCGCATTACGCTCTCGCCCGCGCGCTCCAAGGTCTCGGCTACGCCTTCTTCTTCGTGCCGCTCTCCGTCATCTCCTACTCGCAACTCAAGCCAAACCAGAACAACAAGGCCTCATCCCTTACCAACTTCTTCCGCAACTGGGGAGGAAGCTTCGGCATCGCCTTCGTAACCACCATGTCCGAACGTCGCCAGAACTTCCACCAGGCAACTGTCGGAGCGAACATCAATCCCTCCTCCAGCGCCTTACAGCAAGGCATTCGACAAACCTCCGCGTACCTGCAAACCCACGGCTTCTCAGCGGTGGACGCAACGCGAGCAGCCTATCTGCGCTACTACGACCAGCTCGGCTCCCAGACCAAGCTCCTCGCCTTCATGGACTGCTTCTTCGTCATCGGCATCGTGACCCTGGTCGCAGCGCCGCTCGTCCTGCTCACCAAGAACTTCAAGATAGGTGGGAAAGCTCCACCAGCGCATTGAGGCAGCCTGCGCAACTCTCAAATCAACAGGGCAAAGGAATAAACTAGGGTCGTGATCACTGATTCAAGCAAGACCTCGTCTGCAACCGACCTTCGCCCAATTCGCCGCGCCCTGCTCTCCGTCACCGACAAGACGGGATTGGTCGACTTTGCCCGCGCCCTCGCTTCCTTCAATGTCGAATTGGTTTCGACCGGCGGAACCGCAAAGGCTCTCCGCGATGCAGGCCTGATCGTCCGCGACATCAGCGATCTCACCGGCTTTCCCGAAATGCTCGACGGCCGCGTCAAAACCCTTCACCCCAAGGTTCACGGCGGTATCCTGCACATCCGCAACAACGCCGAGCATATCGCCGCAGTCAACGAGCACGCGATCCAGCCCATCGACATGGTCGTAGTTAACCTCTACGCCTTCGAGAAGACCTCGCAGCGTCCCGGCGTTGCCTTCGCCGAGGTGATCGAAAACATCGACATCGGCGGTCCGTCCATGGTTCGATCCGCAGCAAAGAACTTCGACGACGTAGCCATCGTCACAGCCACCGCCGACTACGCTCTCCTCACCGAAGAGTTGCAGGCCAATAACGGAGCACTCGGCCGAGCCACTCGCTGGCGTCTCGCCAAGCAGGCCTTCGCCGTCACCGCAGCATACGACGCCGGAATCGCCACAGCGCTCGAATCCATCACCGAGCCAACCGGGCCAGCGACCTTCTCCACAGAAGTCTTCCCGCCAACCATCCGCATCATCGACCCCATCGCAAAGACGCTCCGCTACGGCGAGAATCCCCACCAGAAAGCCGCGCTCTACGTCGATGGAAGTGGCAAAGGCGTTGCCGCCGGGAAGCAGTTGCAGGGCAAAGAACTCAGCTACAACAATCTCGTCGACCTCGACGCCTGCTGGGAGCTGGTCAGCGAGTTCGGTCTCGACTCCGCCGACGCCGCAGTAGCCATCATCAAGCACACCAATCCCTGCGGAGCCGCCACCGGCTCCACCGTCCTCGAAGCCTACAAGCGCGCCCTCGAAGCCGATCCCGTCTCAGCATTCGGCGGCGTCATCGGCATCAACCGCGAGGTCGATGGAGCAGCCGCAGAGCAGATCGCCAAGCTCTTCGTGGAGGCAATAGTCGCCCCATCTTTCACCCCCGAAGCTCTGGAGCGCTTCGCCGCCAAAAAGAACCTACGCCTCATCGAGATCGCCACAGCCGACTCCTCGCGCATCTACAAACAGGTCTCTGGCGGTTTCCTCGTGCAGGATGCCGACCGCCGCCACATCGTCGAATCCGATCTCCAGGCAGTCACATCCCGCAAGCCGACGCCCGAAGAGATGCGTGCCCTCCTCTTCTCCTGGAGCGTCTGCAAGCACGTCAAGTCGAACGCCATCGTCTACGCCCGCTTCGACGGCGGATACGGCCAGACCGTCGGAATCGGCGCAGGCCAGATGAGCCGCGTCGACGCAGCCCGCTTTGGAGCCATGAAAGCGGTCCTCCCGCTCGCCCGAACAGTAGCCGCCTCCGATGCCTTCTTCCCCTTCGCCGACGGCCTCGAAACCGTAGCCAAAGCCGGAGCGACAGCGGTCATTCAACCCGGCGGATCGGTCCGGGATGCCGAGGTTATCGAAGCAGCAGACAGGCTCGGCGTTGCCATGGTCTTCACAGGCGTTCGGCACTTCCGCCACGGATAGACTTCGAGACAGCACGCAATCCAGTTATAATCACCGGCAATGGTTTGCGAAGGCCGCCCGTTCGCAGCATCCAAACACGGACGGCCATCGTCCAATTGAAGTGGATAGTTTCTCAAGCGATCTCAGCCGGCCAAGGAAAGTACCTTCTATGACGTTGTCGCAACGTACTTCCCTTCTTCGTTACAGCTACCTTCTGCCCGCCGTCGCTCTCCTTGCGATGACCCCTTCGCTGCTCGCACAGGCACCGGTAAAAGCCGCAGCCGCGGTCTCGGCAACGCCTGCCAGCACACCCGATCACGCAGCC
Coding sequences:
- a CDS encoding TetR/AcrR family transcriptional regulator — protein: MTKGEQTRQRIIAEAAPIFNQRGFAGCSMQDIMDATGMEKGGLYRHFSSKEELAVESLRYALAKAVRSRTEKVEEIQGAVEKLRHLIRHFVESPSVIPGGCPLMNTAIDSDDGNPALRALACDGIQVWKTRLCRILEAGIERGEIGERVLPRQIANTIIATLEGALMISRLEGTQTALEDAHHSLDDLLSGLATS
- the purH gene encoding bifunctional phosphoribosylaminoimidazolecarboxamide formyltransferase/IMP cyclohydrolase, yielding MITDSSKTSSATDLRPIRRALLSVTDKTGLVDFARALASFNVELVSTGGTAKALRDAGLIVRDISDLTGFPEMLDGRVKTLHPKVHGGILHIRNNAEHIAAVNEHAIQPIDMVVVNLYAFEKTSQRPGVAFAEVIENIDIGGPSMVRSAAKNFDDVAIVTATADYALLTEELQANNGALGRATRWRLAKQAFAVTAAYDAGIATALESITEPTGPATFSTEVFPPTIRIIDPIAKTLRYGENPHQKAALYVDGSGKGVAAGKQLQGKELSYNNLVDLDACWELVSEFGLDSADAAVAIIKHTNPCGAATGSTVLEAYKRALEADPVSAFGGVIGINREVDGAAAEQIAKLFVEAIVAPSFTPEALERFAAKKNLRLIEIATADSSRIYKQVSGGFLVQDADRRHIVESDLQAVTSRKPTPEEMRALLFSWSVCKHVKSNAIVYARFDGGYGQTVGIGAGQMSRVDAARFGAMKAVLPLARTVAASDAFFPFADGLETVAKAGATAVIQPGGSVRDAEVIEAADRLGVAMVFTGVRHFRHG
- a CDS encoding NAD-dependent epimerase/dehydratase family protein; translation: MNVLLTGATGMVGQGVLRECLLDARIDQVTTLGRSVTGQENPKLHEIAQADLFDLSGIEDQLTGIDVCFFCLGVSSFGMKEDAYTRVTHDLTMNVAQTLLRLNPGLVFEYVSGASTDSTEQGKSMWARVKGRTENELLRMPFRRVYMMRPGGIVPLHGIRSKTAMYQMVYTLMRPVAPWLQRRFPKYITTTAELGWAMIGVALSGSPSRVIENGELRGL
- a CDS encoding DHA2 family efflux MFS transporter permease subunit, with protein sequence MATAVLAPPQIQLKRALINPWIVALTVTLATFMELLDTSIANVSLPYIAGGLGRSFDEVTWILTTYLVANAVVLPMSAWLSRVFGRKNYYMACVALFTITSLFCGLAPTLGIMLMARVLQGIGGGGLAPVEQAILVDTFPPEKRATAFALYTVAIVTAPAIGPVLGGWITDNYNWRWVFLINIPIGIISLFLTNRFVHDPPSFAEERKTVRVNGKLRVDGIGIALIGLGSAALEILLDRGQIDDWFGSTFICWCFVIGVSCLTAAIFWEWHNPDPVIDLRLLKVRNFAIANVFYFVFGFGLFASTTMIPQLLQSLYGYRAIDAGLVLGPGALVITFLAPVGAQLVQRGIIHPRILMFGAVMIVGISFIHYSHFNLDTDYAHYALARALQGLGYAFFFVPLSVISYSQLKPNQNNKASSLTNFFRNWGGSFGIAFVTTMSERRQNFHQATVGANINPSSSALQQGIRQTSAYLQTHGFSAVDATRAAYLRYYDQLGSQTKLLAFMDCFFVIGIVTLVAAPLVLLTKNFKIGGKAPPAH
- a CDS encoding dihydroorotate dehydrogenase, with the translated sequence MTPSTSTQPKGPDMRVNLCGVELVSPVIAASGTFGYGVEFEEIVSLDRIGGFVTKGLSREPMAGNPAPRIIETAAGMMNAIGLQNMGAKAFVAEKLPKLRSIKGAVVIANIFGFTVPDCLEVIRILNDAPGIALYELNASCPNTSHGGMVFGTDPALLGGLIEACKSIAKRPVIVKLSPNVTSIAHMATVAAGAGADAVSLVNTFLSLAIDVETRRPRIANITGGLSGPAIKPIAVRMVNDVANAVRIPIVGLGGITRPEDAVEFLLAGATAVEVGTATYADPRAVENIASGLRRWCADHGIAKVSSLTRGMIR